One stretch of Methylococcus capsulatus DNA includes these proteins:
- a CDS encoding response regulator transcription factor: MKRILVIEDDTDIGDMLGINLRDEGYAVEIARDGTGGLACLKADRFDLLVLDLMLPGIDGLEICRQVRRMPHYQPIVIISAKSTETQRVLGLELGADDYLTKPFSIPELIARIRALFRRVEAMERESQAKAGVIVRGPLTIDPVGYSVMLEGRPVALTLKEFELLLFFARHPGQAFTRLALLDRVWGYRYDGYEHTVNSHINRLRAKIERDPGRPEFIQTVWGVGYKFVDFGENRP, from the coding sequence ATGAAACGCATCCTGGTCATCGAAGACGATACCGACATCGGGGACATGCTCGGCATCAACCTGCGGGATGAAGGTTACGCCGTGGAGATCGCAAGAGACGGTACCGGCGGACTTGCGTGTTTGAAGGCCGACCGTTTCGACCTCCTGGTTCTGGACCTGATGCTTCCCGGCATCGACGGCCTGGAAATCTGCCGTCAAGTCCGGCGCATGCCCCATTACCAGCCGATCGTTATCATCAGCGCAAAGTCCACGGAAACGCAGCGCGTATTGGGCCTTGAACTCGGGGCTGACGACTACCTGACCAAACCCTTTTCCATCCCTGAACTCATCGCGCGGATTCGAGCCCTGTTCAGACGAGTCGAAGCGATGGAACGGGAGTCGCAGGCAAAGGCCGGCGTCATCGTTCGTGGGCCGCTGACCATCGACCCGGTCGGTTATTCCGTCATGCTGGAAGGTCGGCCCGTCGCCCTGACGCTGAAGGAGTTCGAGTTGTTGCTGTTCTTCGCCCGCCATCCCGGTCAGGCATTCACCCGCCTCGCGCTGCTGGATCGGGTGTGGGGCTATAGGTACGACGGCTACGAGCACACCGTGAATTCGCATATCAATCGGCTGCGTGCGAAGATCGAACGCGATCCCGGCCGGCCCGAATTCATCCAGACGGTCTGGGGTGTCGGCTATAAGTTCGTGGATTTTGGGGAGAATCGCCCGTGA
- a CDS encoding HAMP domain-containing sensor histidine kinase: MKFRSLYSRIALTFAALVLLFGGLCGGLDLVAAKNHQQEIIQRLSRGLAEHIASHWPLSKGEGFDGKAVSELFHMLMIVNPSIELYLLDAKGAILAYDAPPGRVRLKEVSLAPLRGLFGGDALPVKGDNPRHPDRREIFSATPLNRDGQIIGYLYIVLAGDEYQRLAEDVWQGHVFQSVMWTGAGALLLTLVAGLGLFSLVTRRLDALTRTIAAFDDASFSGTLQLDGALQSSPDEIGRLAATFSRMAERIAAQVQHIKSQDTLRREMVANVSHDLRTPLTSMQGYLETMLRKSDRLSPAERQQYLEVAVRQSRRVAHLAQELFELAKLECEEVRPSLERFSLQELVQDVAQKFELAADAKGVRIAARFRDRIPLVYADIAMIERVLTNLIDNALRHTPEGGQIDLTLRREAGDRVTVRVEDSGAGIASELLPSLFERDSPLRRDSGRHMGGGLGLLISKRMLELHGSTIEALSGEGRGAVFTFSLAAPA, from the coding sequence GTGAAATTCAGGTCGCTCTACAGCCGCATCGCGCTCACCTTCGCCGCTCTGGTTCTCCTCTTCGGCGGCTTGTGCGGAGGGCTCGATCTGGTCGCGGCAAAAAATCACCAGCAGGAAATCATCCAGCGGCTCAGCCGCGGCCTGGCGGAACACATCGCGAGCCACTGGCCCTTGTCGAAAGGGGAGGGGTTCGACGGCAAGGCGGTGAGCGAGCTGTTCCACATGCTCATGATCGTCAACCCCAGCATCGAACTCTATCTGTTGGACGCGAAGGGTGCCATCTTGGCCTACGATGCGCCGCCGGGGCGGGTTCGGCTGAAGGAGGTTTCCCTGGCCCCCTTGCGCGGCCTTTTCGGAGGCGATGCGCTGCCAGTGAAAGGGGACAATCCGCGCCACCCCGACCGCCGCGAGATATTCAGCGCCACACCGCTGAATCGGGATGGGCAAATCATCGGTTACCTATACATCGTGCTGGCCGGAGACGAGTACCAAAGGCTGGCCGAAGACGTCTGGCAGGGGCATGTGTTCCAGAGTGTCATGTGGACGGGAGCGGGAGCGTTGCTGCTGACCCTGGTTGCCGGGTTGGGCCTGTTTTCGCTGGTGACCCGTCGTTTGGACGCCTTGACGCGGACGATCGCCGCCTTCGACGACGCGAGTTTTTCCGGCACCTTGCAACTGGATGGCGCGCTGCAAAGCAGTCCCGACGAGATCGGCCGGCTCGCCGCGACATTCTCGCGGATGGCCGAGCGCATCGCCGCGCAGGTGCAACATATCAAGTCCCAGGACACGCTGCGGCGCGAAATGGTCGCCAATGTGTCGCACGACCTGCGCACCCCGCTCACTTCCATGCAGGGCTATCTGGAAACCATGCTGCGGAAGTCCGACCGGCTTTCTCCGGCGGAACGGCAGCAGTACCTCGAGGTCGCCGTGCGGCAGAGCCGGCGTGTGGCGCACTTGGCTCAGGAGCTGTTCGAACTGGCGAAGCTGGAATGCGAGGAAGTGCGGCCGAGTCTCGAGCGTTTCTCCTTGCAGGAGCTTGTCCAGGACGTGGCGCAGAAATTCGAGCTGGCCGCCGATGCCAAAGGAGTCCGGATTGCCGCCCGGTTTCGCGATCGCATTCCCTTGGTCTATGCCGATATCGCGATGATCGAGCGGGTTTTGACCAACCTCATCGACAACGCGTTGCGCCACACGCCGGAGGGCGGTCAGATCGACTTGACGCTGAGGCGCGAAGCCGGAGACAGGGTGACGGTCCGGGTGGAGGACAGCGGTGCCGGCATCGCCAGCGAACTTCTGCCAAGCCTGTTCGAACGGGATTCGCCGTTGCGCCGGGATTCCGGAAGGCATATGGGGGGCGGGCTGGGTCTGCTTATCAGCAAGCGGATGCTGGAACTGCATGGAAGTACGATCGAGGCATTGAGCGGAGAAGGCCGTGGAGCAGTCTTCACTTTCAGCCTGGCGGCTCCGGCCTGA
- a CDS encoding TolC family protein: MKSALFWVGLMWPVFAVTQENLPQVSLERLIQEAQDHNPEIHAMRQRWESARAVVPQAQTLPDPKIAVGYTDIAPMKGPMYGISQEIPFPGKLALKGEIASREAERAEQDYLATQLTVIAHLKELFYELCFIHKSSQVIIKNKSLLEGFEETAEARYSVGQAAQQDVLRAQTEISRLLARLAILEQRRQSLHAEINRILNRLPSDPLGAPQEIRITPMRHALTELNTLLEQGSPLLRGQQKGLERGNQAIALANRQYYPDFELDARGQHDTAMHAEGYQVMLRVQVPLYFATKQREGVREAVASREAVFQDLQALRQDLLSRIKDNVAQAERAEQLIKLLKDGIIPQSRLTLASAQASYAVGKVDFLTLLNSLLTLQENELEFHGEITEHEKALARLEGIIGETP, encoded by the coding sequence ATGAAATCCGCATTGTTCTGGGTGGGGCTGATGTGGCCCGTTTTCGCTGTCACTCAGGAGAACCTCCCGCAGGTGTCACTGGAACGACTGATCCAGGAGGCACAGGACCATAACCCGGAGATTCATGCCATGCGCCAGCGATGGGAGTCCGCCAGAGCGGTGGTTCCTCAGGCGCAAACTTTGCCGGATCCCAAGATTGCCGTCGGGTATACCGATATAGCCCCGATGAAGGGCCCGATGTACGGGATAAGCCAGGAGATCCCCTTTCCCGGCAAACTGGCTCTCAAGGGCGAAATTGCCTCGCGCGAAGCCGAGCGTGCCGAACAGGATTATCTGGCGACCCAATTGACCGTCATCGCGCACTTGAAAGAACTGTTTTATGAACTTTGTTTCATCCATAAATCCAGCCAGGTCATCATCAAGAACAAATCTCTTCTGGAGGGTTTCGAGGAAACCGCCGAGGCACGTTATTCGGTCGGACAGGCCGCCCAGCAGGACGTGTTGCGGGCGCAAACGGAAATATCTCGTCTATTGGCTCGCTTGGCCATACTGGAGCAGCGCAGGCAATCTCTGCATGCCGAAATCAACCGCATCCTGAACCGTTTGCCCAGCGATCCTTTGGGCGCCCCGCAGGAAATTCGGATCACACCGATGAGGCATGCGCTCACGGAGTTGAATACTCTGCTGGAGCAGGGCTCCCCGTTGCTGCGCGGCCAACAGAAGGGTCTCGAACGCGGCAATCAGGCCATCGCGCTGGCGAACCGGCAGTATTATCCGGACTTTGAACTGGACGCACGGGGACAACACGATACCGCGATGCATGCGGAAGGCTACCAGGTTATGTTGCGCGTACAGGTTCCCCTCTATTTCGCCACCAAACAGCGGGAAGGCGTGCGCGAGGCTGTGGCCAGCCGCGAGGCTGTTTTCCAGGATCTGCAAGCGCTGCGTCAGGACTTGTTATCCCGGATCAAAGACAACGTGGCCCAAGCCGAGCGGGCGGAGCAACTCATCAAGCTGCTGAAAGACGGCATCATTCCCCAGTCCCGGCTCACGCTGGCCTCCGCCCAGGCCAGTTATGCGGTCGGCAAGGTGGATTTCCTCACCCTCCTGAACAGCCTGCTGACGCTTCAGGAGAACGAACTGGAGTTTCACGGTGAGATAACCGAGCACGAAAAGGCACTGGCGCGGCTAGAAGGCATCATCGGAGAAACGCCATGA
- a CDS encoding extracellular solute-binding protein, whose translation MSQSRNLCPRSILLACALILSGCQPAENAGAVEFWAFGSEGEVARQLAGEFERLNPEIRVEVQQMPWSAAHEKLLTAYAGRNLPDVFQLGNTWIAEFAALRALDEVAARFGNTGRKDDYFEGALDAAVVEGRMWAVPWYVDTRILFYRRDLLEAAGIASPPRSWEGWFDALSRIRERTGAFGLFLPIDEWEVPVIFAMQQGAALLKDGNRYGDFLHPRFRVAFDAYLRWFREKLAPAETSGQMVNLYREFGRGYFAALITGPWNLGEFRRRLPNIDTAWDTAPLPSFDGSYPGISLAGGASLALAATSKRKEAAWKLIEFLAAPPQQVRLYRLTGDLPPGRTAWSDPGLAGDRRAQSFRSQMDRLLSPPKIPEWERIASRIAACAEQAVRGKVSPPAALEALNDEVDRILEKRRWLRERGL comes from the coding sequence ATGAGCCAGTCCAGGAATCTCTGTCCCCGTTCGATCCTCCTGGCCTGTGCCTTGATCCTGAGCGGCTGCCAGCCGGCGGAAAACGCCGGGGCCGTGGAGTTCTGGGCGTTCGGCAGCGAGGGCGAAGTGGCCCGCCAGCTTGCCGGCGAATTCGAGCGGCTGAATCCTGAGATTCGCGTGGAGGTCCAGCAAATGCCCTGGAGCGCCGCCCACGAAAAGCTGCTGACGGCTTATGCGGGCCGCAACCTGCCCGACGTGTTCCAGCTCGGCAATACCTGGATAGCGGAATTCGCCGCCCTCCGGGCGCTGGACGAGGTCGCCGCCCGCTTCGGGAACACCGGACGGAAAGACGATTACTTCGAAGGGGCGTTGGATGCGGCCGTCGTCGAGGGCAGGATGTGGGCGGTCCCCTGGTATGTCGACACACGCATTCTGTTCTACCGGCGCGACTTGCTGGAAGCCGCGGGGATCGCATCACCGCCCCGGAGCTGGGAGGGCTGGTTCGACGCGCTGTCCCGTATCCGTGAGCGCACCGGGGCTTTCGGGCTGTTCCTTCCCATCGACGAATGGGAGGTTCCCGTTATTTTCGCGATGCAGCAGGGAGCGGCTCTGCTGAAGGATGGGAACCGCTATGGCGATTTCCTCCATCCCCGTTTCCGGGTAGCGTTCGATGCTTACCTGCGCTGGTTCAGGGAAAAACTGGCTCCTGCGGAAACCTCCGGTCAGATGGTCAACCTTTATCGGGAATTCGGACGCGGCTATTTCGCGGCTCTGATCACCGGTCCCTGGAACCTCGGCGAGTTCCGGCGGCGGCTGCCAAATATCGACACTGCGTGGGACACCGCGCCCTTGCCGTCTTTCGACGGTTCCTATCCCGGTATCTCCTTGGCCGGCGGGGCCAGTCTGGCGCTTGCCGCCACTTCCAAGCGCAAGGAAGCGGCCTGGAAGTTGATCGAGTTTCTGGCCGCGCCGCCGCAGCAGGTCCGCCTGTACCGGCTCACCGGCGATCTGCCGCCGGGAAGAACCGCCTGGAGCGATCCGGGCCTGGCCGGGGACCGCAGGGCCCAGTCCTTCCGTAGCCAGATGGACCGTCTGCTTTCGCCCCCGAAAATTCCCGAGTGGGAACGGATTGCCAGCCGGATCGCGGCCTGCGCCGAGCAGGCGGTACGGGGCAAAGTGTCCCCGCCAGCGGCGCTGGAAGCCTTGAACGACGAGGTGGACCGGATTCTGGAAAAGCGCCGCTGGCTGCGGGAGCGGGGGTTGTGA
- a CDS encoding efflux RND transporter permease subunit, translated as MVEKLIEFCTKNRFIVFLLVFGLAAGGLWAMKNTPIDALPDLSDTQVIVYTPWMGRSPDLVEDQITYPIITALLSAPNVTVVRGFSDFGYSYVYVLFKDATDIYWARSRVLEYLNQLAGKLPEGVTPQLGPDATAVGWVFQYALVDETGQQDLASLRSFQDWYLRYWLRSVDGVAEVASVGGFVRQYQIALDPTKVLAYGLNLNEIIDKVRMSNLDVGGRVVEFSGVEYMIRGRGYIKSTHDIEQIAVGANPNGTPILLREVATVTLGPDMRRGLTEWNGRGEAVGGVVIMRYGQDAMEVIDRVKAKLKEIESSLPKGVRIVTAYDRSDLIKESVATAAENLTEELVVVSVLIIGFLLHIRSALIPIITLPLAILIAFIPMYWLGVGLNIMSIGGIIVAVGDMVDASIVMVDNAHRRLEEWERGGRVGERNRVLVDSAKEVGPPIFASLLVIAVAFMPVFTLEAQEGRLFKPLALTKNLSIATSAVLAVTLIPALLSLFIRGRIIPERRNPVSRILQALYVPILRLALRYRALVVVLALLLMASIAVPFQRMGSEFMPPLYEGTILYMPTTLPGIAVTEAGQLLQQMDRKLMAFPEVEHVFGKSGRAETSTDPAPFSMMEVVVELKPKERWREGLTYEDLIAEMDRALQFPGVTNAWTMPIKARIDMLTTGVRTPVGIKIFGPDLKKIEEIGKAIEMIAKAVPGTRSVYAERVSGGYFLDFAIKRDEIARFGLTVMDVGKIIESAIGGESITTTVEGRERYPVNLRYLRELRDDLDKLGRLTVSTPSGAQVPLAQLADLRMVSGPAMIRDEDGMLSGYVYVDMAGRDVGGYVEDLKRVVKEKIELPAGYTLIWSGQYEFMERVRQRLTIFVPLTLAIIFVLYYFTFRSVAQTLMVMLGVPLALVGGVWVLYGLGYNLSIAVWVGLIALAGVAAETSAVMLAYLDEAVRRRRDAGQLHSLADLVEAVQTGARERIRPVMMTGLANIVGLFPTMLATGTGADVMKRLAAPMIGGIGSAMLLTLLVIPAIYVIWRWHGDIKSIAEEARA; from the coding sequence GTGGTAGAAAAACTCATCGAGTTCTGCACCAAGAACCGCTTTATCGTCTTTCTGCTGGTCTTTGGCCTGGCCGCCGGCGGCTTGTGGGCGATGAAGAACACGCCCATCGATGCTCTGCCGGACTTATCCGACACCCAGGTGATCGTCTATACCCCATGGATGGGGCGCTCGCCGGACCTGGTGGAAGACCAGATCACCTATCCCATCATCACCGCCCTGCTGTCCGCACCCAATGTGACGGTGGTGCGCGGCTTTTCTGATTTCGGGTACTCGTACGTCTACGTGCTGTTCAAGGACGCCACCGACATCTACTGGGCGCGCTCGCGCGTGCTGGAATATCTCAACCAGTTGGCCGGCAAGCTGCCGGAAGGAGTGACACCCCAACTCGGGCCGGACGCCACGGCGGTGGGGTGGGTGTTCCAGTACGCCTTGGTGGATGAAACGGGACAGCAGGATCTGGCCTCGTTGCGCTCCTTCCAGGACTGGTATCTGCGCTACTGGCTGCGCAGTGTCGACGGGGTGGCCGAGGTCGCCAGCGTGGGCGGCTTCGTGCGTCAGTACCAGATCGCTCTCGATCCAACCAAGGTGCTGGCCTACGGGCTCAACCTGAACGAGATCATCGACAAGGTGCGGATGAGCAACCTCGACGTGGGCGGCCGGGTCGTCGAATTTTCGGGCGTTGAATACATGATCCGGGGACGCGGCTACATCAAATCCACGCATGACATCGAACAGATCGCGGTGGGGGCGAATCCCAACGGCACGCCCATCCTGCTGCGCGAGGTCGCTACGGTTACCCTGGGTCCGGATATGCGGCGTGGGCTGACGGAATGGAACGGCCGGGGCGAGGCGGTGGGCGGCGTCGTCATCATGCGCTACGGCCAGGATGCCATGGAGGTGATCGACCGCGTCAAAGCCAAGCTCAAGGAAATCGAGTCGTCCCTCCCCAAGGGCGTCAGGATCGTCACCGCCTACGACCGCAGCGACCTTATCAAGGAATCGGTGGCAACGGCCGCCGAGAATTTGACCGAAGAGCTGGTCGTCGTCAGCGTGCTGATCATCGGATTTCTGCTCCATATCCGCTCCGCTTTGATTCCCATCATCACTCTGCCTCTCGCCATCCTTATTGCGTTCATCCCGATGTACTGGCTCGGTGTCGGCCTGAACATCATGTCCATCGGCGGCATCATCGTCGCCGTGGGCGATATGGTGGACGCGTCCATCGTCATGGTGGACAACGCCCACCGTCGGCTGGAGGAATGGGAGCGGGGTGGAAGGGTGGGGGAGCGCAATCGGGTCCTCGTCGATTCCGCCAAGGAGGTTGGTCCGCCGATTTTCGCCTCGCTCCTGGTGATCGCCGTTGCCTTCATGCCGGTGTTCACGCTGGAGGCTCAGGAAGGCCGATTGTTCAAACCCCTGGCGCTGACCAAGAACCTGTCTATCGCCACGAGCGCGGTGCTGGCCGTCACGCTGATCCCGGCTCTTCTATCCCTTTTTATTCGGGGCCGGATCATTCCGGAGCGGCGCAATCCGGTCAGCCGAATCCTGCAAGCGCTTTATGTCCCGATACTGAGGCTGGCGCTGCGCTATCGGGCGCTGGTGGTTGTACTCGCCCTCCTGTTGATGGCCAGCATCGCCGTACCGTTCCAGCGCATGGGTTCGGAATTCATGCCGCCATTGTATGAAGGCACCATACTCTACATGCCGACCACGCTGCCGGGCATCGCGGTGACCGAGGCCGGGCAGCTCCTGCAACAGATGGATCGCAAACTCATGGCGTTTCCCGAAGTCGAGCATGTGTTCGGCAAATCCGGCCGTGCCGAGACCTCCACCGACCCGGCCCCGTTCAGCATGATGGAGGTGGTGGTGGAGCTCAAACCGAAGGAGCGGTGGCGAGAAGGACTGACCTACGAAGACCTGATCGCCGAAATGGATCGCGCGCTGCAATTCCCCGGGGTGACCAATGCCTGGACTATGCCGATCAAGGCGCGCATCGACATGCTCACCACCGGTGTGCGCACCCCCGTAGGCATCAAGATCTTCGGTCCGGATCTCAAAAAGATAGAGGAGATCGGAAAAGCCATCGAGATGATCGCCAAGGCGGTCCCCGGCACACGCAGCGTTTACGCGGAACGGGTTTCTGGCGGCTATTTCCTGGACTTCGCGATCAAGCGCGACGAGATCGCCCGCTTTGGGCTGACCGTCATGGATGTGGGCAAGATTATCGAGTCCGCCATCGGAGGGGAAAGCATCACCACCACCGTCGAGGGGCGCGAGCGCTATCCTGTCAATCTGCGCTATCTCCGGGAACTGCGAGATGACCTGGACAAACTGGGCCGTCTGACCGTCAGTACGCCCAGCGGTGCCCAGGTGCCCCTCGCCCAGCTCGCCGATTTACGGATGGTCAGCGGGCCGGCGATGATACGCGACGAGGACGGCATGTTGTCCGGTTATGTTTATGTGGACATGGCCGGGCGGGACGTGGGCGGTTACGTGGAAGACTTAAAGCGCGTGGTGAAAGAGAAAATCGAGCTGCCCGCGGGTTATACCCTGATTTGGTCCGGACAATACGAATTCATGGAGCGGGTCCGGCAAAGGCTCACGATTTTCGTGCCGTTGACGCTGGCCATCATCTTCGTACTGTACTACTTCACCTTCCGTTCAGTGGCGCAAACCCTCATGGTCATGCTGGGTGTGCCGCTGGCTCTTGTGGGCGGCGTCTGGGTGTTGTACGGCCTCGGTTACAACTTGAGTATCGCCGTGTGGGTGGGACTGATCGCGCTGGCCGGTGTCGCCGCCGAAACCAGCGCGGTCATGCTGGCCTACCTCGACGAAGCTGTCCGGCGGCGTCGGGACGCCGGCCAACTACATTCGCTGGCGGATCTGGTGGAAGCCGTGCAGACGGGCGCCAGGGAGCGTATCAGGCCGGTGATGATGACAGGCCTGGCCAATATCGTTGGCCTGTTCCCGACCATGCTGGCGACCGGTACCGGCGCGGATGTGATGAAGCGCCTGGCGGCACCCATGATCGGCGGCATAGGTTCGGCCATGTTGTTGACATTGCTGGTCATTCCGGCGATTTACGTCATCTGGCGATGGCACGGCGACATAAAGTCGATCGCCGAAGAGGCAAGGGCTTGA
- a CDS encoding lactonase family protein → MKTLFKLTFTAFAFASLIPGIGLADPDKRPKFAGNPPVETVYTLSNNADGNEVLAFHRHGNGQMEPAGRFATGGTGTGSGLGNQGALALSANARYLFAVNAGSNDLSVFRIDRDGLQLIDRAGEEGTTPVSVAVGPNRVYVVNSGDDSIFGFRFDHRTGKLHPLPESHQKLSGDGTAPAQISFDRTGNTLVITEKASNKITTFSLNEDGSPEAKHSIDSAGSTPFGFAFGKRDQFFVSEAQGGAPDGATVSSYQLLEDGTAQLIDGAVAAGQTAACWLATTPTGRIAFTADTPANAISAFSIDAAGHLSLLHTRAAEENRPTDLAVSTDGRMLYTLSGGDHSIGVYRILKGGGLQKLQSLGALPAGITGLVVR, encoded by the coding sequence ATGAAGACCCTATTCAAGCTCACCTTCACCGCATTTGCGTTCGCATCGCTGATCCCGGGCATTGGCCTGGCCGATCCCGACAAACGCCCCAAATTCGCCGGAAATCCGCCGGTGGAGACGGTATACACGCTGTCCAACAATGCCGATGGAAACGAGGTGCTCGCATTTCACCGCCACGGCAACGGCCAAATGGAGCCGGCAGGCCGCTTCGCCACCGGAGGAACCGGTACCGGCTCAGGCCTCGGCAACCAGGGCGCTCTGGCACTGAGCGCAAATGCGCGGTACCTGTTCGCCGTCAATGCGGGCAGCAACGACTTATCGGTGTTCCGGATCGACCGGGACGGGCTGCAACTCATCGACCGCGCCGGTGAGGAAGGCACCACCCCCGTCAGCGTGGCCGTCGGCCCAAATCGGGTCTATGTCGTGAACTCGGGAGACGATTCCATCTTCGGCTTCCGCTTCGACCACCGCACCGGCAAGCTGCACCCCCTGCCCGAATCCCACCAGAAGCTCAGCGGAGACGGCACGGCACCGGCCCAGATCAGCTTCGACCGCACGGGCAACACCCTGGTGATCACGGAAAAAGCGTCCAACAAAATCACGACATTTTCTCTGAACGAGGACGGCAGCCCGGAAGCAAAGCATTCGATCGATTCCGCCGGATCGACGCCCTTCGGCTTTGCCTTCGGCAAGCGCGACCAGTTCTTCGTTTCCGAAGCCCAGGGCGGTGCCCCGGATGGCGCGACCGTGTCGTCCTACCAATTGCTGGAAGATGGAACCGCCCAATTGATCGATGGAGCGGTCGCGGCCGGACAAACCGCCGCCTGCTGGCTGGCCACGACACCCACGGGGCGCATTGCCTTCACCGCCGATACCCCCGCCAACGCCATTTCCGCATTCTCAATCGATGCCGCCGGCCATCTGTCGCTGTTGCACACCCGTGCAGCCGAGGAAAACCGGCCCACCGACCTCGCCGTTTCTACCGACGGCCGAATGCTGTATACCTTGAGCGGTGGCGACCACAGTATCGGCGTTTACCGCATCCTGAAAGGAGGCGGGCTGCAAAAACTCCAGAGTCTGGGCGCCCTCCCCGCAGGCATCACCGGTCTCGTTGTCCGCTAG
- a CDS encoding cation transporter, whose translation MSGCCDDSCSLDRLRERQRGTLQIVLGINAAMFLVIVAAAFYGKSSALLSDSLDNLGDALTYGLSLHAVSRERVVKAKVALFKGGLIFLAACTVAVQIAFKLIAPTVPLFEVMGSFSLLGLAANSLCLFFLWRHRRDDVNMSSVWECSRNDIASNLSVFVAAGAVWFTGSGWPDIVVASCLVLLLMRSALGVMAAAKAGMRAAS comes from the coding sequence ATGAGCGGTTGTTGTGATGACAGTTGTTCTTTGGATCGGTTGCGCGAACGACAGCGAGGAACGTTACAAATTGTTCTCGGCATCAACGCCGCGATGTTCCTGGTCATCGTTGCCGCTGCCTTCTATGGAAAGTCATCCGCCCTGTTGTCCGACAGTCTCGATAATCTCGGAGACGCATTGACCTATGGTCTTAGCCTTCATGCCGTTTCAAGGGAGCGTGTCGTCAAGGCCAAAGTAGCCTTGTTTAAAGGCGGGCTCATTTTTCTAGCCGCCTGTACCGTGGCTGTTCAAATAGCTTTCAAACTGATTGCCCCCACCGTCCCGCTGTTCGAGGTTATGGGCAGCTTTAGCCTTCTAGGCCTTGCCGCCAACTCCCTTTGCCTGTTCTTTCTATGGCGCCATCGCCGTGACGACGTGAATATGAGTTCGGTGTGGGAGTGTTCACGAAACGACATTGCATCGAATCTGTCCGTTTTTGTCGCGGCCGGCGCGGTTTGGTTCACCGGATCGGGCTGGCCCGATATCGTCGTCGCGTCCTGTCTCGTGCTGCTCTTAATGCGCTCCGCCCTTGGCGTCATGGCCGCAGCAAAGGCGGGGATGAGAGCGGCAAGCTAA
- a CDS encoding efflux RND transporter periplasmic adaptor subunit — translation MTLRYRDVLGGAVLGSVFTLAIVLLFRADHPNLRQASPAEGKEKPIHGDRGAAVELPATRDDHSGHVQTTAAPENSLVISPERMQSIGVKFEPAARRLLERTIRTVGRVEVDERQLARVTVKLEGWIDRLLVNTTGASVRQGQVLFTLYSPELLATQEEYLIALRSIKTLGESEFPEVAAGARALLEASRRRLLLWDIHESHIRDLERTGKVLTTLPIHAPRAGTVINKMAVEGLQTKPGDELYTIADLSRIWIVGDIYEYEMPLVAIGQIASVSLSYVPEVSLQARIGFIYPTVDPQTRTAKVRFELDNPGERLKPGMYTNLELKIPLGMRLVVPKDAILESGERQIIFIHLGGGRLEWRNAKTGLRSGDWVEVLEGIREGEHVVTSANFLIDSESQLKSAVGGMPGMKH, via the coding sequence ATGACCTTGCGCTATCGAGATGTGCTTGGCGGGGCGGTCTTGGGATCGGTCTTCACCTTGGCCATAGTCCTGCTCTTCCGCGCGGATCACCCAAACCTACGGCAGGCTTCGCCCGCCGAAGGAAAGGAAAAACCGATCCACGGAGATCGTGGGGCGGCAGTGGAGCTTCCCGCCACTCGGGACGATCATTCGGGCCACGTGCAAACCACGGCGGCACCTGAAAATTCCCTGGTCATCAGCCCGGAGCGGATGCAATCCATCGGCGTCAAGTTCGAGCCCGCGGCGCGGCGCCTCCTGGAGCGGACGATCCGCACGGTGGGCAGGGTCGAAGTCGACGAGCGGCAGCTCGCCCGGGTCACCGTCAAGCTGGAAGGCTGGATCGACCGGCTGTTGGTCAATACCACGGGGGCATCGGTTCGCCAGGGCCAAGTCTTGTTCACGCTTTACAGCCCGGAACTGCTGGCCACCCAGGAGGAGTACCTGATCGCTCTTCGCAGCATCAAAACCCTGGGCGAAAGCGAGTTTCCGGAAGTCGCGGCCGGTGCAAGAGCCTTGTTGGAAGCGTCACGCCGCAGGCTGTTGCTTTGGGACATCCACGAGAGCCATATCCGTGACCTGGAGCGCACCGGGAAGGTATTGACGACCTTGCCAATCCACGCACCACGCGCCGGCACGGTCATTAACAAGATGGCGGTGGAAGGCTTGCAGACAAAGCCGGGGGACGAGTTGTACACGATTGCCGATCTGTCTCGCATCTGGATCGTCGGCGATATTTACGAGTACGAAATGCCCCTCGTCGCCATCGGTCAGATCGCCAGCGTGAGTCTGTCCTACGTGCCGGAAGTCTCGCTCCAAGCACGCATTGGCTTCATCTATCCCACGGTCGACCCGCAGACCCGCACCGCCAAGGTTCGCTTCGAGCTGGACAATCCGGGCGAACGGCTCAAACCCGGCATGTACACCAATCTGGAACTGAAGATTCCACTCGGTATGCGACTGGTCGTGCCCAAGGACGCGATACTGGAGTCCGGAGAACGGCAGATCATTTTTATCCATCTCGGCGGCGGTCGGCTCGAATGGCGTAACGCCAAGACCGGGCTGCGCAGCGGAGACTGGGTGGAAGTCCTGGAGGGTATTCGGGAGGGCGAACATGTCGTGACCTCGGCGAATTTCCTCATCGACTCTGAAAGTCAGTTGAAATCGGCGGTCGGTGGCATGCCGGGCATGAAACATTAA